The proteins below are encoded in one region of Halichoerus grypus chromosome X, mHalGry1.hap1.1, whole genome shotgun sequence:
- the LOC118537865 gene encoding melanoma-associated antigen B3-like, giving the protein MPRGPKSKLHTHEKHHQAQGGIQRRGSAQATAAKEKAFPSSAPPPLSVLPHRKPAARSRSTLKRSQRAQSTKSAGVSRTRSYKGANRKIEKKRSSSQAPLTTVRSQGDPLTNTTGILVQFLMHMYKRKKPITKADMLKIVSKKYKNRFFEILKRASFSLEVVFGVDLKEVDSTKHSYILVSKMDLPNNGTISRGRGFPKTGLLMNLLGVIFMKGNCATEENIWEFLNKMRVYAGKRHFIFGEPKKLITQDLVKLKYLEYRQVANSDPPRYEFLWGPRAHAETSKMKVLEFWAKINHTVPSAFHSWYEEALRDEEERVKATVTLQAEVHATASEYPRECPAVPPTPSEVEGDSSRCG; this is encoded by the coding sequence ATGCCTCGGGGACCGAAGAGTAAGCTCCACACGCATGAGAAACACCACCAAGCCCAAGGTGGGATCCAGCGTCGGGGGAGTGCTCAGGCCACTGCAGCCAAGGAGAAAGCATTCCCCTCCTCGGCCCCTCCTCCCCTTAGTGTTCTTCCTCACAGAAAGCCTGCAGCTAGGTCACGTAGCACTCTCAAGAGGTCTCAGAGAGCCCAATCCACCAAGTCTGCAGGTGTTTCTCGCACAAGATCATACAAAGGAGCCAACCGCAAAATTGAGAAAAAGCGAAGTTCCTCCCAGGCCCCACTCACCACTGTGCGGTCTCAAGGAGACCCTCTAACCAACACAACGGGTATTTTGGTGCAGTTCCTGATGCACATGTACAAAAGGAAAAAGCCCATCACAAAAGCCGATATGCTGAAGATTGTCagtaaaaagtacaaaaatcGCTTCTTTGAGATCCTCAAAAGAGCCTCTTTCAGCTTGGAAGTGGTTTTTGGTGTTGACTTAAAGGAAGTCGATTCTACCAAGCATTCCTATATCCTGGTCAGCAAGATGGACCTCCCCAACAATGGGACCATAAGCCGTGGCAGAGGATTTCCCAAGACCGGTCTCCTGATGAATCTCCTGGGTGTGATCTTCATGAAGGGCAACTGTGCCACTGAAGAGAACATCTGGGAGTTCCTGAATAAGATGAGAGTCTATGCGGGGAAGAGGCACTTCATATTTGGGGAGCCCAAGAAGCTCATCACCCAAGATTTGGTGAAGCTTAAGTACCTGGAGTACCGCCAGGTGGCCAACAGTGATCCCCCACGCTATGAGTTCCTGTGGGGCCCGCGAGCCCATGCTGAGACCAGCAAGATGAAAGTGCTAGAGTTTTGGGCTAAGATTAATCATACCGTCCCCAGTGCTTTCCACTCTTGGTATGAAGAGGCTTTGCGAGATGAGGAAGAGCGAGTCAAAGCCACGGTTACGCTGCAGGCTGAGGTGCATGCCACGGCCAGTGAATATCCCAGGGAATGTCCAGCAGTGCCTCCCACACCTAGTGAAGTTGAGGGGGATTCTTCACGTTGTGGCTGA
- the LOC144380492 gene encoding melanoma-associated antigen B1-like, with translation MPRGQKSKLRAREKRRRNRGETQGLTSAQATTAEGEETTPSSSPVFGDAPSGSPVPGTSQEPQEGVATTSAAAGVSRPRSNVGAKSQVEENKNSSQASTSRESARRDPLTRKVGMLVQFVLFKYKLKEPIKKADMLKIVNKRYREHFPEILRRASERMELVFGLELKEVKPGGHSYTLVSSPDLTSDGSVSSAWGFPKNGLLMPLLGVIFLSGNRASEEDIWGFLNILGVYDGRRHFIFGEPRKLITQDLVQEKYLEYRQVANSDPPRYEFLWGPRAHAETSKMKVLEFLAKIHNTVPSAFPPHYEEALRDEEERA, from the coding sequence ATGCCTCGTGGTCAGAAGAGTAAGCTCCGTGCTCGTGAGAAACGCCGCCGTAACAGAGGTGAGACCCAAGGTCTTACGAGTGCTCAGGCCACCACAGCAGAGGGGGAAGAGAccactccttcctcctctcctgtttTTGGGGATGCTCCCTCAGGCTCCCCTGTTCCTGGCActtcccaggagccccaggaaggtGTGGCCACCACCAGTGCTGCTGCAGGTGTTTCACGCCCGAGATCTAATGTAGGTGCCAAGAGCCAggttgaggaaaataaaaattcctctCAGGCCTCAACTTCCCGTGAGAGTGCTCGCAGAGATCCTCTAACCAGGAAGGTGGGGATGTTGGTGCAGTTCGTGCTGTTTAAGTATAAATTGAAGGAGCCCATTAAAAAGGCAGACATGCTGAAGATCGTCAACAAAAGGTACAGGGAGCACTTCCCCGAGATCCTCAGGAGAGCCTCCGAGCGCATGGAGCTGGTCTTTGGCCTGGAATTAAAGGAAGTCAAGCCAGGCGGTCACTCCTATACCCTCGTCAGCAGCCCAGACCTCACCAGTGACGGCAGTGTGAGCAGCGCCTGGGGCTTTCCTAAGAATGGGCTTCTCATGCCTCTCCTCGGTGTGATCTTCTTGAGTGGGAACCGCGCCTCTGAGGAAGATATCTGGGGATTCCTGAATATTTTGGGCGTCTATGATGGAAGGAGGCACTTCATCTTTGGGGAGCCCAGGAAGCTCATCACCCAAGATTTGGTGCAGGAAAAGTACCTGGAGTACCGCCAGGTGGCCAACAGTGATCCTCCACGCTACGAGTTCCTGTGGGGCCCGAGGGCCCATGCTGAGACCAGCAAGATGAAAGTCCTAGAGTTTCTGGCCAAGATCCATAATACCGTCCCCAGTGCCTTCCCGCCGCATTATGAAGAGGCTCTGCGAGATGAGGAAGAGCGAGCCTGA